One Salvia splendens isolate huo1 chromosome 22, SspV2, whole genome shotgun sequence DNA segment encodes these proteins:
- the LOC121785790 gene encoding histone H4, translating into MSGRGKGGKGLGKGGAKRHRKVLRDNIQGITKPAIRRLARRGGVKRISGLIYEETRGVLKIFLENVIRDAVTYTEHARRKTVTAMDVVYALKRQGRTLYGFGG; encoded by the coding sequence ATGTCGGGAAGAGGAAAGGGGGGCAAGGGTTTGGGGAAAGGCGGAGCCAAGCGCCATAGGAAGGTGCTCCGCGACAACATCCAGGGCATCACGAAGCCGGCGATTCGCCGCCTCGCTCGCCGTGGCGGCGTCAAGCGGATCAGCGGCCTCATCTACGAGGAGACCCGCGGCGTGCTCAAGATATTTCTGGAGAACGTCATCCGTGACGCTGTGACCTACACGGAGCACGCTCGCCGGAAAACGGTGACGGCGATGGATGTCGTCTATGCCTTGAAGAGGCAGGGCCGCACGCTCTACGGTTTCGGAGGCTGA
- the LOC121788040 gene encoding sufE-like protein 1, chloroplastic/mitochondrial encodes MSIPTKIPISSLFHRSAAPFFNPTKIPTPPHRFLFSKTITKRISSNQPLLSSPPSSSSLQRVEELPPKLQEIVKLFQAVQEPKAKYEQLLFYGRNLNALDSKYKTTENKVQGCVSQVWVRAYFDEDKNVIFEADSDSMLTKGLAALLVQGLSGRPVEEIVRVSPDFATLLGLQQSLTPSRNNGFLNMLKLMQKKALQLYVEAERGESPSSGVSGIGDSAISDGGEGESEIGGDLREDLGGNSELGSRGRRIEEILKELRPTAIHVEDISYQHAGHSGVAGSDGETHFNVEVISEEFEGKSLVKRHRMVYSLLQDELQSGLHALSIVAKTPSEAVAQ; translated from the coding sequence ATGTCAATCCCCACTAAAATTCCCATTTCTTCCCTCTTTCATCGCTCCGCCGCTCCATTCTTCAACCCCACCAAAATCCCCACTCCACCTCACCGATTCCTCTTCTCCAAGACCATCACCAAAAGAATTTCCTCAAACCAACCCCTCCTCTCCTCCCCTCCCTCCTCTTCCTCCCTGCAACGCGTCGAGGAGCTCCCGCCCAAGCTCCAAGAAATCGTCAAACTGTTCCAGGCCGTTCAAGAGCCCAAAGCCAAGTACGAACAGCTGCTATTCTATGGCAGAAATCTCAACGCCCTCGATTCCAAGTACAAAACCACCGAAAACAAGGTCCAAGGCTGCGTGTCTCAGGTTTGGGTCAGAGCCTATTTCGACGAGGATAAAAATGTGATCTTTGAAGCGGATTCGGATTCGATGCTCACGAAAGGGCTCGCAGCTTTGCTCGTCCAAGGCCTCTCGGGCCGGCCCGTGgaggagattgttagggtttcgCCCGATTTCGCGACGCTTCTGGGGCTGCAGCAGAGCTTAACCCCATCTCGGAATAATGGATTCTTGAATATGTTGAAATTGATGCAGAAGAAGGCCTTGCAATTGTATGTTGAAGCCGAGAGAGGTGAAAGCCCTAGCTCTGGTGTCTCAGGAATTGGGGATTCTGCAATTAGCGATGGTGGAGAGGGGGAAAGTGAAATTGGTGGAGATTTGAGGGAGGATTTGGGGGGTAATAGCGAATTGGGTAGTAGGGGAAGGAGGATTGAGGAGATTTTGAAGGAGCTAAGGCCAACTGCAATACATGTTGAGGATATTTCTTATCAGCATGCCGGCCATTCCGGGGTGGCTGGTAGCGATGGAGAGACACATTTCAATGTGGAGGTGATTTCTGAGGAGTTTGAAGGGAAGAGTTTGGTTAAAAGGCATAGAATGGTTTACAGCTTGTTGCAAGATGAGTTGCAGAGTGGACTACATGCCTTGTCTATCGTTGCCAAGACGCCATCTGAAGCTGTAGCTCAGTGA